The DNA region ACTCTCAGGCTCACCTCACCACGATGGAAGGTTGCGCCTCGGTGGCTTCAGTGGCGCAGGCGGTTTTCGAGAAACTGGGGATCAGCAACATAGAGCTTGAGATCGGCAATTTCAATAGCTTATTGCCTATCGTTCTGCAAAAATTGCCCCGGCTGGATATGGTGTTTTTCGACGGCAACCACCGCAAACAAGCGACTATCAACTATTTCCACCACTGCCTGACCAAGGCGCACCCCGGAAGTGTGTTCGTGTTCGACGATATCCGCTGGTCGGCCGAGATGTATGAAGCCTGGAAGGAAATTGCTGCAGCGCCTGAGGTTTCGGTGAGCATCGAACTAAAAAAGCTGGGGATTGTTTTTTTCAGGCAGGGGATCGAAAAACAGCATTTTGTGCTGTCATAAAAGTATCTTTGCCCCTGCCTTAATCCGGATACAATTATGCCAGACGAAGTAATCAGGCTCAGAGGAATTTCGCGTCACTACAAAGTTGGGTCGGAAGTTGTGAAAGCACTGCGTTCGATCGACCTCGACATCAAACGCAATGAATATGTAGCGCTAATGGGGCCGTCAGGTTCGGGCAAGTCCACCCTCATGAACCTTATTGGTTGCCTCGACACCCCAACCTCGGGCTGTTACTGGCTGAATGGCAAAGATGTAAGCGGCCTCGACGATAACGAGCTGGCGGAGATAAGGAACAAGGAAATTGGATTTATCTTTCAGACTTTCAACCTGTTGCCAAGGTCAACTGCCCTGGAAAACGTCATGCTTCCGCTGGTTTATGCGGGTGTGAGCAAAGCCGAGCGCATTGCACGGGCCGAAAAAGTGCTTGCCGACGTGCAGCTGAGCGACCGCACCCACCACAAGCCAAACGAATTATCCGGAGGACAAAGGCAACGCGTGGCTATTGCACGGGCATTGGTCAACCAACCCTCCATCCTGCTGGCCGACGAACCGACCGGTAACCTGGACAGCAAAACCTCGATCGAAATCATGGCCTTACTTGAAGAAATCCACCGCAAAGGCAACACCATCATCCTGGTCACCCACGAAGAAGACATCGCCAAACATGCCCACCGTATTGTGCGCCTGCGCGATGGCAACATCGAATCGGATGAAATTAACCCCGACATCATCAGGGTAAGCAGAACCGTTACCGCCTGAACGGAACTTTTTTTGCCAATGGTTGTTTATTCAGCAATCACTTAGCACATGAAAATTTACACCAAGACTGGCGACAAAGGCCAAACCTCACTTATAGGCGGCACACGCGTACCAAAATACCATGAACGCATCGAGGCTTACGGAACAGTTGACGAGCTCAATGCCTTTATCGGACTATTGCGCGATTACCTCGAGTCCGGCGACCCTAACAGGGATGTGTTGCTCAACATACAGGAAAAACTTTTCCGGATTGAAGCACATCTGGCTGAAGATCCGGCAGGTGTGAAGACCAGGATGATGCCTTCGCTCACCGATGCGGATGTGCAGGTACTCGAGCAGGAGATGGACCGCATGAACGAGCGCCTGCCTGAGCTTAGCAATTTCATCCTGCCAGGTGGGCACAAGGTTGTTTCGTATTGCCATGTTGCCCGCACGGTGTGCCGCAGGGCCGAACGTATTTGCACGCGACTGGCCGCGTATAACGAAGTAGATGATCTCGACCTGAAGTATCTCAACAGGTTGTCGGACTACTTCTTTATGCTCGGACGACACTACAGCCAATATTACGGGGTGGATGAAATAATCTGGAAAACAAGAGATTAGACTGTTTTCTTAAATAAATTCAATCCACTTGACAAGCGCTGAAAATAATATACTTTTGCAAAAATTTTCACTAAACCCCTAAGCGATGTACTGGACACTGGAATTAGCTTCAAAACTTGAAGATGCTCCCTGGCCTGCAACCAAGGAGGAGCTGCTGGAGTGGGCCATCCGAACCGGCGTGCCCAAGGAAGTCATCGAGAATCTTGAAGAAATTGAAGATGAGGGTGAAGTATATGAAGGCATAGAAGACATCTGGCCGGATTATCCCACCAAAGAGGACTTTTTCTTCCACGAAGACGAATACTAAAATCGAACCGGCGCCTCGCCGGTTTTTTCCTGACTTCCGCAAATTAACACCCTATATCAAAGATTTGGGCCAGTTTCATTTGCTCTTCGGTCAGCAGTAGGATTTTCTTGATTTTTTCTTTTTGTTTTGGGGTGGTAATTTCGATTTCGTAAATGCTTTGTGCGATTTCAATTACTTTTTCTGCTGAGAGATCTGAACATTTCTCTTTTAACTGTCTTTCAAGCTCTTTGAAAACTTTATATGCCACAAAATTCAGGCAGATGTGTGCTTCAATCCTTCTTTGCTTATAGTGGAAGATTGGTCTGATTTTCAGATCTGTTTTAGCAATTCTGAAAGCACGCTCAATTAGCCACAGTTGGTTGTAGTTTTCAAGTATTTCCTCTTTGGGCAGGGTAGAATTGGTCAAGTATCCCTTTAAGCCATCCCATCTTTGGTCTTGCTGTATCTTTTGCTGATCAATGCGAACTTGAACTTGCCCATCTATTTCCAGGAATTTGTTGTAGCCTCGATTGTTGATAGCTGCTTTTGTAAGCCTGCCTGTCTTGATTGCTTTTTCTAATCGTTTAAGCCCCTTTTCCCGGTTGTATTTATCTTTTTCTGCTCTTTGATGGGAGTAGTTGACTAAAAGCCTGAACCCTTCTTTCTCAATGACTATTGTGTCACCATCATTAAAAGTATGGCTGCAGATCTTTTCTTTTATCCACTGAGCTTCATTTTGATCCTTGCTCCTAAAATAAAATCATGTCCGTTGACTGTAAGCTCTTCAATGTTAGATTGCGACAGCAAACCTGAATCAGCTACAACAGTCAGTTTTTCGATGTTATACTTTTGCTTGAACCCATTGATAACGGGTAACATGGTATGCCCTTCGAATTTTTTCCATCAAAAACATCGTAAGCCAAAGGATAGCCTCCTTGACTGACAAGCAGCCCTAAAACAATTTGTGGATTTTGATGCCTTCCTTCTTTCGAAAATCCCGTGCGCCGAAAATCATCTTCACCGTCGGTCTCAAAATAAATCGTCGTTACATCATAAAACACCACTTGAACCCTTTGGGCAAGTATACGCATCGTGTGCTTATAGCTGATTTGCTGAACAAGCTCCTTCTGAGTGTTATAAAGCTTGTCCATGTATCGATAAATATTGTCCTCCGAAATGGATTTCTGGGCATACCGGTAAAGGTATTCTGTTGTCTTTAATTTACTCCTGGGATAAACCAACCTGTACAAAACCAAGTATTTAAACAACGGATCAATGACCTGATTAAAACCAATCTCATCAAATATCTTTCCCAGAATCAGATCGATACCAACAAGCTTGTGGGATGTGATAGCGTCGAGCAGACCCGCATAAACGGCTCTCTCCTGGTCAAAGTCAAACTCCGCTAACGACTGATACTCTTTAATCCATTGTTGAGCCCGTCTTACCAGAGCCTCTAAAGCATCCTCATCAGTGGCAGCCCCAAAACTCTTCCTAACTTTATACTTGCGGTTGAGCTTCTCAACTACTTGTACATAGATCCTGCCGCTTTTATGCTTTAGCTTCCTGACAAACACCCGCAAATATCATAACAAAAACCAAATTAACACCCAAAATTCCAAACACCCAATTTTTAAAACACAGACATACAACAACTTACAATGCAAAATTCAAAAATTCAAAAAAGTCTGCGGAAGTCAGGAGATTAGACTGTTTTCTTAAATAAATTCAATCCACTTGACAAGCGCTGAAAATAATATACTTTTGCAAAAATTTTCACTAAACCCCTAAGCGATGTACTGGACACTGGAATTAGCTTCAAAACTTGAAGATGCTCCCTGGCCTGCAACCAAGGAGGAGCTGCTGGAGTGGGCCATCCGAACCGGCGTGCCCAAGGAAGTCATCGAGAATCTTGAAGAAATTGAAGATGAGGGTGAAGTATATGAAGGCATAGAAGACATCTGGCCGGATTATCCCACCAAAGAGGACTTTTTCTTCCACGAAGACGAATACTAAAATCGAACCGGCGCCTCGCCGGTTTTTTATTTCCTGAAGAAGCTGAAGTTGACCTTGCTGTAGTGGCGATGGTCAAAAAATCCGGGTACATCATTGAAGGCCACCGAGGAGGGATGCTCAATCACCAGCAAGCCGCCATTGGCCAGCAGGTTGGCACTGAGGATGATCTGTGGCAGCAACAGGAACCGTTCGGGGTCCATGTCGTAAGGCGGATCGGCAAAAATCAGGTGGAAAGGCCTGAGAGGCTGAGTAAGCCATCGAAATACATCGGCTCGTATCGCACTGAGCTCCTGCATATTAAATTGCCTGGCGGTGTCGGTTATGAAACGCACACAACGCGGGTTTTCGTCCACCGCAGTCACGCTTGCGCATCCCCTCGAAACGAGTTCGTAGGCGATGCTCCCGGTGCCGGAGAAAAGGTCGAGGGCGCGCAGGCCTTCCAATCCAATCAGATTGTCCAGGATGTTGAACAAGCTTTCTTTGGCAAGGTCGGTGGTCGGGCGCACGGGCAAGCCTGCGGGTACCCTGATGATGCGTCGTTGAAATTTACCCCTTATAATGCGCATTGCAAGGCAGAGAAGAGCAGGTAAAACTGGTGAAGCTGAATATCTTCGAGCACATAGCTGTATTCGAAAGCCGGATTGGGGGCAGCAAACTGCACATTGCGCACATACTTCCAGACTGCTTCATAAACCGGGTGATCGGGCGTGATATTGCCCATCAGCCGGAGCTGGGTGGTTTCGGGATTCAGGCCCTGCTGGTCGAACGAGAAGAGCAGGAAATAGAGGAAGTCTTCAGGATTTCTGGCTTTGAAATAATTGTAAAACAGCAATTTATCACCTGTAGTCGTGACAAGGTCAAAACCATTAGAACGCACATGGCCAAAAG from Bacteroidota bacterium includes:
- a CDS encoding class I SAM-dependent methyltransferase, giving the protein MPDHLFRFVNLLEYHTRKKGLHSLHSPFVYKLATEVLRSREAHPSFDLIKKARRLMLSNRNVIETVDFGANAGNSDFKTYRIRVNKLAKKRISGHKEMEILNRLARYMEAKHILEFGTSTGLSSVALATSHSQAHLTTMEGCASVASVAQAVFEKLGISNIELEIGNFNSLLPIVLQKLPRLDMVFFDGNHRKQATINYFHHCLTKAHPGSVFVFDDIRWSAEMYEAWKEIAAAPEVSVSIELKKLGIVFFRQGIEKQHFVLS
- a CDS encoding ABC transporter ATP-binding protein; its protein translation is MPDEVIRLRGISRHYKVGSEVVKALRSIDLDIKRNEYVALMGPSGSGKSTLMNLIGCLDTPTSGCYWLNGKDVSGLDDNELAEIRNKEIGFIFQTFNLLPRSTALENVMLPLVYAGVSKAERIARAEKVLADVQLSDRTHHKPNELSGGQRQRVAIARALVNQPSILLADEPTGNLDSKTSIEIMALLEEIHRKGNTIILVTHEEDIAKHAHRIVRLRDGNIESDEINPDIIRVSRTVTA
- a CDS encoding cob(I)yrinic acid a,c-diamide adenosyltransferase, coding for MKIYTKTGDKGQTSLIGGTRVPKYHERIEAYGTVDELNAFIGLLRDYLESGDPNRDVLLNIQEKLFRIEAHLAEDPAGVKTRMMPSLTDADVQVLEQEMDRMNERLPELSNFILPGGHKVVSYCHVARTVCRRAERICTRLAAYNEVDDLDLKYLNRLSDYFFMLGRHYSQYYGVDEIIWKTRD
- a CDS encoding DUF2795 domain-containing protein codes for the protein MYWTLELASKLEDAPWPATKEELLEWAIRTGVPKEVIENLEEIEDEGEVYEGIEDIWPDYPTKEDFFFHEDEY
- a CDS encoding RsmD family RNA methyltransferase, which translates into the protein MRIIRGKFQRRIIRVPAGLPVRPTTDLAKESLFNILDNLIGLEGLRALDLFSGTGSIAYELVSRGCASVTAVDENPRCVRFITDTARQFNMQELSAIRADVFRWLTQPLRPFHLIFADPPYDMDPERFLLLPQIILSANLLANGGLLVIEHPSSVAFNDVPGFFDHRHYSKVNFSFFRK